From one Bacteroidales bacterium genomic stretch:
- a CDS encoding gamma-glutamyltransferase: SKEHIHTFVEAKKLAFEDRAKFYADPDFADIPIDKLISKEYAKKRREMIDPNRAARSYPAGDLEQGNTIYLTVADNQGNMVSLIQSNYRGMGSGMTPAKLGFVLQDRGELFSLEKGHNNVYEPEKRPFHTIIPAFITKDGKPFMGFGVMGGSMQPQGHAQIVMNVVDFGMNIQEAGDAPRIRHGGSSQPTGGKMQDGGVVHLESGYGYQTIRELMQMGHDIEPTVGGFGGYQAIMYDPVEGVYYGASESRKDGEAIGY; encoded by the coding sequence GAAGCAAAGAACACATCCACACCTTCGTGGAAGCCAAGAAGCTGGCTTTCGAGGACCGGGCGAAGTTTTACGCCGACCCCGATTTCGCTGATATACCCATCGATAAGCTCATCTCCAAGGAATATGCTAAAAAGCGGCGTGAAATGATCGATCCCAACCGTGCCGCCCGCAGCTATCCTGCAGGCGATCTGGAACAAGGCAACACCATCTACCTGACCGTGGCGGACAACCAGGGCAACATGGTCTCGCTGATACAAAGCAACTACCGGGGTATGGGATCCGGCATGACACCCGCCAAGCTGGGCTTCGTGCTTCAGGACCGCGGCGAGCTTTTTTCCCTGGAAAAGGGCCACAACAATGTCTATGAACCCGAAAAAAGACCCTTCCACACGATCATACCCGCTTTCATCACCAAAGATGGAAAACCTTTCATGGGCTTCGGCGTGATGGGCGGATCCATGCAACCCCAGGGCCATGCCCAGATCGTGATGAACGTAGTGGATTTCGGCATGAACATCCAGGAAGCCGGCGATGCACCCCGTATAAGGCACGGAGGCAGCTCCCAACCCACTGGAGGCAAAATGCAAGACGGCGGTGTGGTCCACCTGGAATCAGGATACGGGTATCAAACGATCCGCGAACTCATGCAAATGGGGCACGACATTGAACCCACCGTAGGAGGCTTTGGGGGCTATCAGGCCATCATGTACGATCCGGTAGAAGGGGTCTATTACGGTGCTTCTGAGTCCAGAAAAGACGGCGAAGCCATCGGATATTAG